From one Alicyclobacillus acidocaldarius subsp. acidocaldarius Tc-4-1 genomic stretch:
- the tadA gene encoding tRNA adenosine(34) deaminase TadA, with protein sequence MNDQAADERFMRRALELAKEAARWGEVPVGAVVVENGRIVGEGFNRRETWRDGTAHAEMLAIEEANRRLGGWRLTNCVLYVTLEPCPMCAGAIVLSRLQRLVYGATDAKGGAVASKVRLLEPGLWNHTPQITSGILADDCAKLLTDFFRKRRPKRREGEVS encoded by the coding sequence ATGAACGACCAGGCGGCCGACGAGCGGTTCATGCGCCGGGCACTGGAACTGGCGAAAGAGGCGGCTCGCTGGGGCGAAGTACCCGTGGGCGCCGTGGTGGTGGAGAACGGGCGCATCGTCGGCGAGGGCTTCAATCGCCGAGAGACGTGGCGGGATGGGACGGCACACGCGGAGATGCTGGCCATCGAGGAGGCGAACCGCCGTTTGGGCGGCTGGCGCTTGACAAATTGCGTTTTATATGTCACACTTGAGCCTTGTCCGATGTGTGCCGGAGCCATCGTCCTCTCTCGGTTGCAGCGCCTCGTGTACGGCGCGACGGATGCGAAGGGAGGGGCTGTGGCCTCCAAGGTCCGGCTTCTGGAGCCAGGGCTCTGGAACCACACGCCGCAAATTACCTCTGGCATTCTGGCGGACGATTGTGCTAAACTGTTAACGGACTTCTTCCGGAAGCGTCGGCCGAAGCGGCGCGAGGGAGAAGTGTCTTGA
- the mscL gene encoding large conductance mechanosensitive channel protein MscL, with the protein MLREFFKDFRAFIRRGNVIDLAVAVIMGGAFGQMVTTLVNDVIMPPIGLSLGKVDFSNLYINLSKKHYPSLAAAKAAGAPIIQYGLFLNTVVNFLIVSLVIFIAIRQLSRLKKPEPVKAPNTKICRFCRSEIPLDPHFAPVFWACVHFRQEF; encoded by the coding sequence GTGCTTCGGGAGTTTTTCAAGGACTTTCGAGCGTTTATCCGGCGTGGGAACGTGATAGATCTGGCCGTCGCTGTCATCATGGGCGGGGCGTTTGGACAGATGGTCACCACGCTCGTCAATGACGTCATCATGCCGCCCATCGGGCTTTCACTCGGCAAAGTCGATTTCAGCAATCTGTACATCAATCTGTCCAAGAAGCATTATCCCTCTCTCGCCGCTGCAAAAGCTGCCGGCGCCCCTATCATCCAGTACGGGTTGTTCCTCAACACGGTCGTCAATTTCCTGATTGTCTCGCTGGTCATCTTTATCGCCATTCGGCAACTCAGCCGGCTGAAGAAGCCGGAACCTGTGAAGGCTCCGAACACGAAGATCTGCCGTTTTTGCCGATCCGAGATTCCGCTCGACCCACATTTCGCGCCCGTTTTTTGGGCTTGTGTTCATTTTCGACAGGAATTTTGA
- a CDS encoding YbaB/EbfC family nucleoid-associated protein encodes MKNMNQLMRQAKKMQEEILKAQASLAEKVVEGTAGGGAVKVRMNGHKDVVAVEIDKSVVSPEDVDMLQDLILVAIQDASQKANDLAEEVMGKYTRGLNLPGMF; translated from the coding sequence ATGAAAAACATGAACCAGTTGATGCGCCAGGCGAAAAAGATGCAGGAAGAAATCCTGAAGGCCCAGGCGTCGCTCGCGGAAAAAGTGGTCGAGGGGACGGCGGGCGGCGGCGCTGTCAAGGTCCGGATGAATGGCCACAAGGACGTGGTGGCGGTCGAGATCGACAAGAGCGTCGTGTCGCCGGAGGACGTGGACATGCTCCAGGATTTGATCCTTGTGGCTATTCAGGACGCTTCTCAGAAGGCGAACGATCTCGCCGAAGAAGTCATGGGCAAGTACACGCGCGGCCTCAACTTGCCGGGGATGTTCTGA
- a CDS encoding 2,3-diketo-5-methylthiopentyl-1-phosphate enolase, with translation MVNHDPSPRDAVVATYRLRDRKDKLEARAEGIAVGLTIGTWTDLPAARKSEVEKHCGRVEGIRVLEERPEGDVVAEIDIAYPVANLNGTFASLLVTVFGKLSMDGEIRLERLQMPDSLVRQFPGPKFGVEGVRQRLGAYHRPLVMSIFKACAGLTLDELVEAFGEQAEGGVDLVKDDEIFFTEAYATPEDRVRAYAAKADEIAQRTGRRTAYAVNLTGPVHSLRERARRLADLGAGALLVNVVAYGYDVVADLARDPEVHVPILAHPAVSGALYGSPNYGIAADIVLGQLMRLAGADIGIFPSMYGSVTLGREATDRLLQHLRAEGVHKPVLPAPSAGIYPGLVPRLYQDFGVDLVLNAGGGIHGHPGGARMGGRAFFDAIWAVEHGVPLEEAAKDRPALRQALEKWGMPS, from the coding sequence ATGGTGAACCATGATCCTTCCCCTCGCGATGCGGTGGTCGCCACCTATCGCCTGCGGGATCGCAAGGACAAGCTCGAGGCAAGAGCCGAGGGCATTGCCGTCGGCCTGACCATCGGGACCTGGACGGACCTCCCCGCCGCGCGCAAGTCGGAAGTGGAGAAGCACTGCGGCCGCGTGGAGGGCATTCGCGTGCTCGAGGAGCGGCCGGAGGGAGACGTCGTCGCCGAGATCGACATCGCGTATCCGGTGGCAAATCTGAATGGCACCTTTGCGTCGCTGCTCGTGACGGTGTTTGGCAAGCTGTCGATGGACGGCGAGATTCGGCTCGAACGGCTCCAGATGCCGGACTCGCTCGTGCGCCAGTTCCCCGGGCCGAAGTTTGGCGTCGAGGGCGTCAGGCAGCGCCTCGGCGCGTACCATCGCCCGCTCGTCATGAGCATCTTCAAGGCGTGCGCGGGGCTCACGCTGGACGAACTCGTGGAGGCGTTCGGCGAACAGGCCGAGGGTGGCGTCGATCTCGTCAAGGACGACGAGATCTTCTTCACGGAGGCGTACGCCACGCCAGAGGATCGCGTCCGCGCCTACGCGGCGAAGGCGGACGAGATCGCCCAGCGGACGGGGCGAAGGACCGCCTACGCCGTCAACCTGACCGGGCCGGTGCACAGCCTGCGTGAGAGGGCCCGCCGGCTCGCGGACCTCGGCGCTGGCGCGCTGCTCGTCAACGTGGTGGCGTACGGCTACGACGTGGTGGCGGATCTCGCCCGAGACCCCGAGGTCCACGTGCCCATCCTCGCGCACCCGGCCGTGTCGGGGGCGCTGTACGGATCGCCCAACTACGGCATCGCGGCGGACATCGTGCTCGGGCAGCTCATGCGGCTCGCGGGCGCGGATATCGGCATCTTCCCGTCCATGTACGGCAGCGTGACGCTCGGCCGCGAGGCCACGGACCGGCTGCTTCAGCACCTGCGGGCGGAAGGGGTGCACAAACCCGTCCTTCCCGCGCCGTCCGCCGGCATCTACCCCGGCCTCGTGCCGCGGCTGTATCAGGACTTCGGCGTCGATCTCGTCCTGAACGCCGGCGGCGGCATTCACGGCCACCCGGGCGGCGCGCGCATGGGCGGTCGCGCGTTCTTCGACGCCATCTGGGCCGTCGAGCACGGCGTGCCGCTTGAGGAAGCCGCGAAGGATCGCCCGGCCCTGCGCCAGGCGCTGGAGAAGTGGGGGATGCCCTCGTGA
- the mtnB gene encoding methylthioribulose 1-phosphate dehydratase yields the protein MPTFHEAQTSVMELAQFAASRGWLPATSGNLSVRVSDQPLTFAITRSGADKSRLRPEDVLLLDADMRAQGDTPYKPSAETTVHVALYQKFQCGSILHVHTVYNNLVSELYAEHGFIEIRGHELVKALGHWEEGAAVRIPIVPNWADLHRLGSAVAEAAQADVPAVLVRAHGVYAWGDTPDDARRHLEAVEFLCEYMYKLHLAWGRGAV from the coding sequence ATGCCCACCTTTCATGAGGCGCAGACGAGCGTGATGGAGCTTGCCCAGTTCGCGGCGAGCCGTGGCTGGTTGCCCGCGACGAGCGGCAATCTCTCGGTGCGGGTGTCGGATCAGCCGCTCACGTTTGCCATCACGCGAAGCGGCGCGGACAAGTCCCGCCTCCGGCCCGAGGACGTGCTGCTACTTGACGCGGACATGCGCGCGCAAGGCGATACGCCGTACAAGCCTTCCGCGGAGACCACGGTGCACGTGGCGCTGTACCAGAAGTTCCAGTGTGGCAGCATTCTCCACGTTCACACGGTCTACAACAACCTGGTGAGCGAGCTGTATGCGGAGCACGGTTTCATCGAAATCCGCGGCCACGAGCTTGTGAAGGCGCTCGGCCACTGGGAGGAAGGTGCCGCCGTCCGCATCCCGATTGTGCCCAACTGGGCGGACCTTCATCGGCTCGGCTCAGCGGTGGCCGAGGCAGCGCAGGCCGACGTTCCCGCCGTCTTGGTGCGCGCGCACGGCGTGTACGCGTGGGGGGACACGCCGGACGATGCGCGCCGGCACCTGGAAGCCGTCGAGTTTTTGTGCGAATACATGTACAAGCTCCATCTCGCCTGGGGGCGCGGCGCCGTATAA
- the asnB gene encoding asparagine synthase (glutamine-hydrolyzing): MCGIAGWVDWTRDLRPDIDIVKQMGQALASRGPDASGWFAAAHALFAHRRLIVVDPDGGKQPMTRTVNGRSYTIVYNGELYNTEDLRRDLAARGYGFDGYSDTEVLLVSYIAWGEACVERLNGIFAFAIWDQAEEKLVLGRDRLGVKPLFFTRIGDGLAFGSEIKALLAHPSVEPAIDEMGLAEIFAIGPARTPGFGVFKGIEELKPGHLLIARPEGISVRRYWKLESREHTDSLEKTVETVRHLFIDTVERQLVSDVPLGTFLSGGLDSSAVSAVAARYYQRMGRDPLHTYAIEFVDMEKYFQANAFQKSLDGPWAKMIAEHIGSIHHPIAFDTPDLERHLADPLFARDLPGMADIDTSLYLFCKRVKEDVTVSLSGEAADEVFGGYPWFHREDALAADTFPWSLRLYERMAIMSDELKHRIRPESYVRERYHEALDEVPRLPGETGRAARVREIGYLSITRFMPTLLDRKDRMSMASGLEVRVPFCDHRLVEYVFNIPWELKTAGGEVKGILRLAMEDFLPREALYRKKSPYPSTPHPAYLALVRQRALDMLDDPSSPILPFVDSNAIRALAEMSKHPMEHRPWFGQIMGTAQMFHYLWEVNEWMKAYRVRVM, encoded by the coding sequence ATGTGCGGAATTGCTGGCTGGGTCGATTGGACGCGCGATCTGCGGCCGGACATCGACATCGTGAAACAAATGGGACAGGCGCTCGCGTCGCGCGGTCCCGACGCTAGCGGCTGGTTTGCGGCGGCGCACGCGCTCTTCGCCCATCGCCGGCTGATTGTGGTCGATCCGGACGGCGGCAAGCAGCCGATGACCCGCACGGTGAACGGACGCAGCTACACCATCGTGTACAACGGCGAGCTGTACAACACAGAAGACCTGAGGCGCGATCTCGCCGCGCGCGGCTACGGCTTCGATGGCTATTCGGACACCGAGGTGCTGCTCGTCTCGTACATCGCTTGGGGCGAGGCGTGCGTGGAACGGCTGAACGGCATTTTTGCGTTTGCCATCTGGGATCAGGCCGAGGAGAAGCTCGTGCTCGGGCGAGATCGGTTGGGCGTAAAACCCCTGTTTTTCACGCGCATCGGGGATGGATTGGCATTTGGATCCGAGATCAAGGCGCTCCTCGCGCACCCGAGCGTGGAGCCCGCCATTGACGAGATGGGGCTTGCCGAGATCTTCGCCATCGGCCCCGCGCGCACTCCCGGGTTCGGCGTGTTCAAGGGCATCGAGGAATTGAAACCGGGGCATCTCCTCATCGCGCGGCCCGAGGGGATCTCCGTCCGGCGCTACTGGAAGCTCGAGAGCCGCGAACACACGGATTCGCTGGAGAAGACCGTGGAGACGGTGCGCCACCTCTTCATCGACACCGTCGAGCGCCAGTTGGTCTCCGACGTGCCGCTCGGGACGTTTCTGTCGGGCGGCCTCGACTCGAGCGCGGTCTCGGCCGTTGCGGCGCGCTACTATCAGCGGATGGGGCGCGATCCCCTGCACACGTACGCCATCGAGTTCGTCGACATGGAGAAGTACTTCCAGGCCAACGCGTTCCAGAAGAGCCTCGACGGCCCGTGGGCCAAGATGATTGCCGAGCACATTGGCAGCATCCACCACCCCATCGCCTTTGACACGCCGGATTTGGAGCGCCACCTCGCCGATCCGCTGTTCGCGCGCGATCTCCCCGGCATGGCCGACATCGACACGTCGCTTTACCTCTTCTGCAAGCGCGTGAAGGAAGACGTCACCGTGTCCCTGTCCGGCGAGGCGGCGGATGAAGTGTTCGGCGGTTATCCGTGGTTTCACCGAGAGGACGCGCTCGCCGCGGACACGTTTCCATGGTCGCTCAGGCTGTACGAGCGCATGGCCATCATGTCGGATGAACTCAAGCACCGCATCCGCCCCGAGTCGTACGTCAGGGAACGCTACCACGAGGCGCTCGACGAGGTGCCGCGCCTGCCTGGAGAGACGGGCCGCGCCGCGCGCGTGCGTGAGATTGGCTATTTGTCCATCACGCGCTTCATGCCCACGCTGCTCGACCGCAAGGACCGCATGAGCATGGCGTCCGGCCTCGAGGTGCGCGTGCCGTTCTGCGATCACCGGCTAGTGGAATACGTGTTCAACATTCCGTGGGAGCTGAAGACGGCGGGCGGCGAGGTGAAGGGCATCCTGCGGCTGGCCATGGAGGACTTCCTGCCGCGCGAAGCCCTGTACCGCAAGAAGAGCCCGTACCCCTCCACGCCCCACCCGGCGTATCTGGCCCTTGTGCGCCAGCGGGCCCTCGATATGCTGGACGATCCGTCCTCGCCCATCCTGCCGTTTGTCGATTCGAACGCCATTCGCGCCTTGGCGGAGATGAGCAAGCATCCCATGGAGCACCGGCCGTGGTTCGGCCAGATCATGGGCACGGCTCAGATGTTCCACTACCTGTGGGAAGTGAACGAGTGGATGAAGGCGTACCGCGTGCGGGTCATGTGA
- the dnaX gene encoding DNA polymerase III subunit gamma/tau, with the protein MAYQALYRAYRPQTFEDLVGQPHVRQTLTNALKSGQLAHAYLFCGPRGTGKTSTAKLLAKAVNCLKPKDGFEPCNACEVCTSIQRGSNVDVQEIDAASNRGVDEIRDLRDHVHYLPTMAKKKVYIVDEVHMLTPEAFNALLKTLEEPPAHVLFVLATTEPHRLPATIISRCQRFDFRRIAPEAIVERLRLVAQSQGIEAADSALWRLAEAADGGLRDALALFEQAAAFGNGRIDDTTVADVVGSVDMSSLVALVGDLAERSFLSALDRLGRWYASGKDASRIVHDLLQVVRDLFIVKLSQSPDALAGKPVAPYLPVASRDDVTVDWLLAAMRRLGELYTQLRYVEEPRLALEAVLMGLAAEVQSKDSVNALESVDPARMGVAVRPEGRPPEQPAQAPDVPVQASAPAPPAPEGAQSTPDASQMGSRPAPARAAAHRKRETLARLYRERDEALEARLREMWQDVLVSVKAKRVQTHAWLLHGEVALATPRAVVLSFKSRIHREAVMKPADRAAVEAALAEVLGQPVQLFAILQADWEEFAASLAPALAEQAGSREAGEAPPVDVVQLAIDLFGADKVTVEDEGDDR; encoded by the coding sequence ATGGCGTACCAGGCACTCTACCGCGCGTATCGCCCGCAGACGTTCGAGGACTTGGTCGGGCAGCCTCACGTGCGCCAGACCTTGACCAACGCGCTGAAAAGCGGCCAACTGGCACATGCCTACCTGTTTTGCGGGCCACGCGGTACGGGAAAGACGAGCACCGCGAAGCTCTTGGCCAAGGCGGTCAACTGTCTGAAGCCCAAGGACGGCTTCGAGCCTTGTAACGCCTGCGAGGTCTGCACGAGCATCCAGCGCGGATCCAACGTGGACGTGCAGGAAATTGACGCCGCGTCCAACCGCGGCGTGGATGAAATTCGGGACTTGCGCGATCACGTCCATTACCTCCCCACGATGGCGAAGAAGAAGGTCTACATCGTGGACGAGGTCCACATGCTGACGCCGGAGGCGTTCAACGCGCTCCTCAAGACGCTGGAAGAGCCGCCGGCGCACGTCTTGTTTGTGCTCGCCACCACCGAGCCCCACCGCCTTCCTGCGACCATCATCTCGAGGTGCCAGCGATTCGATTTCCGCCGCATCGCGCCGGAAGCCATTGTGGAGCGCCTGCGCCTCGTGGCGCAGAGCCAGGGGATTGAAGCGGCCGATTCCGCGCTGTGGCGGCTTGCCGAAGCGGCCGACGGGGGATTGCGCGACGCGCTCGCACTGTTTGAACAGGCGGCGGCGTTTGGGAACGGCCGGATCGACGACACCACCGTTGCCGATGTCGTGGGCAGCGTCGACATGAGCTCGCTCGTGGCGCTCGTGGGCGATCTCGCCGAGCGCTCGTTTCTCTCGGCCCTGGACAGGCTCGGGCGCTGGTACGCGTCGGGCAAGGACGCGAGCCGCATCGTGCACGACTTGTTGCAAGTGGTGCGGGATTTGTTTATCGTCAAGCTGTCGCAAAGCCCGGACGCGCTCGCCGGCAAGCCGGTGGCCCCCTATCTGCCGGTGGCGTCCCGCGACGACGTCACGGTGGACTGGCTGCTTGCCGCCATGCGCAGGCTGGGGGAACTGTACACGCAACTTCGGTATGTGGAAGAGCCTCGCCTGGCGCTTGAAGCGGTGCTGATGGGGCTCGCGGCCGAGGTGCAATCCAAAGACAGCGTGAATGCGCTCGAATCCGTCGATCCGGCGCGCATGGGTGTCGCCGTCCGGCCGGAGGGACGCCCACCTGAGCAGCCGGCTCAAGCCCCCGATGTGCCCGTTCAGGCATCTGCTCCGGCGCCTCCGGCGCCTGAAGGGGCGCAGAGCACGCCGGACGCGTCCCAGATGGGCAGTCGCCCCGCGCCCGCCCGCGCGGCCGCGCACCGCAAGCGCGAGACGCTGGCGCGGCTGTATCGTGAGAGGGATGAGGCGCTCGAGGCGCGACTGCGGGAGATGTGGCAGGACGTGCTCGTGTCCGTGAAGGCGAAACGCGTGCAGACGCACGCTTGGCTTTTGCACGGGGAGGTGGCGCTCGCCACGCCGCGCGCCGTGGTGCTTTCGTTCAAGAGCCGCATCCACCGAGAGGCCGTCATGAAACCGGCGGATCGCGCCGCCGTCGAAGCCGCGCTCGCAGAGGTGCTCGGACAACCTGTGCAACTCTTTGCCATCCTGCAGGCCGACTGGGAGGAGTTTGCGGCGTCGCTGGCTCCGGCCCTCGCCGAGCAAGCCGGATCGCGCGAAGCGGGAGAGGCGCCGCCGGTGGATGTGGTGCAGTTGGCCATCGACCTGTTTGGAGCTGACAAAGTGACGGTGGAAGACGAGGGAGACGACCGATGA
- a CDS encoding two-component system sensor histidine kinase NtrB, whose product MLVRGARKSSAVRESHAGQVNLIHAGVVFLSKDLRIRLENRLAKDLFGWTEDRCLAPLGEVLSTDSEEYQLLCRIVAEDCEYRDAVVKWEVGGAVRHVLLDSFVARHAETDEAGVYIVLRDMGNFALLNEHTERVERIATIGRLAAGVAHEIRNPLTTIKGFLQLLEQRLERADMLDEIAYIRVMMQEIERVNALVTELLLLSKPQDMAWTDVSVAELLAGLRPWLDEEARKRGVETVYDVPADLELQADRGMMEQLFVHLARNAMEAMEAGGRLTIRARAEEGRVELEFSDTGPGIPYYLFDRIFDVFYTTKEKGTGLGLAICQRIVADHGGQIRVSSKGFGTTFTVSLPKTRSSSVRVIQQRQSS is encoded by the coding sequence ATGCTAGTGCGCGGCGCACGCAAGTCGAGCGCGGTTCGCGAATCGCACGCTGGGCAAGTGAACCTCATCCACGCGGGTGTGGTGTTTCTCTCAAAAGACCTGCGGATCCGGCTGGAGAACCGGCTCGCCAAGGACTTGTTCGGCTGGACAGAAGATCGATGCTTGGCGCCTCTTGGCGAGGTCCTGTCCACCGACTCAGAGGAGTATCAGTTGTTGTGCCGCATCGTCGCGGAGGACTGCGAGTATCGCGATGCAGTCGTCAAATGGGAAGTGGGCGGCGCGGTACGCCACGTACTTTTGGATTCGTTCGTCGCCCGCCACGCGGAGACGGACGAGGCGGGCGTGTACATTGTGTTGCGGGATATGGGCAACTTCGCGCTGCTCAACGAGCACACGGAGCGGGTGGAGCGGATTGCGACCATCGGGCGGCTGGCGGCCGGCGTGGCGCACGAGATTCGCAATCCACTCACGACCATTAAGGGATTCCTGCAACTGCTGGAGCAGCGCCTCGAGCGCGCGGACATGCTCGACGAGATTGCGTACATCCGCGTGATGATGCAGGAAATTGAGCGGGTGAACGCACTCGTGACGGAGCTGCTGCTGCTGTCAAAGCCGCAGGACATGGCGTGGACGGACGTCTCCGTCGCCGAATTGCTGGCCGGCTTGCGCCCCTGGCTAGACGAGGAGGCCCGTAAGCGCGGCGTGGAGACGGTGTACGACGTTCCAGCGGATCTTGAACTGCAGGCGGACCGCGGCATGATGGAACAGCTCTTCGTGCACCTCGCGCGGAACGCCATGGAGGCGATGGAGGCGGGCGGGCGGCTGACCATTCGCGCTCGCGCGGAAGAAGGGCGCGTCGAGCTTGAGTTTTCCGACACCGGTCCGGGGATTCCGTACTACCTCTTCGACCGCATTTTCGATGTGTTCTACACCACGAAGGAGAAGGGCACCGGCCTCGGGCTCGCCATTTGTCAACGCATTGTGGCCGATCACGGCGGCCAAATCCGCGTGAGCTCGAAAGGGTTCGGCACGACGTTCACAGTGTCGCTGCCTAAGACGAGATCGTCGTCCGTTCGGGTCATCCAGCAGCGCCAATCCTCCTGA
- a CDS encoding late competence development ComFB family protein: MPIVNMTEVLARQILKDPELQKLLPCHCHQCLDDVLAMALNHLPPRYATTDEGQLYVQVEYLRPQLRSDILRELAQAALWVSSHPRHASAESDAAGGDSAPMEREGGSHP; encoded by the coding sequence ATGCCCATCGTCAATATGACCGAGGTACTGGCGAGGCAGATCTTGAAGGATCCGGAGCTTCAGAAACTGCTCCCGTGCCATTGCCATCAATGCCTCGATGACGTTCTCGCGATGGCGCTGAATCACTTGCCTCCGCGCTACGCCACGACGGATGAGGGGCAGCTCTACGTCCAGGTGGAGTATCTGCGGCCTCAGCTTCGGTCTGACATTCTCCGCGAACTGGCCCAGGCAGCGCTCTGGGTGTCGAGCCACCCGCGCCATGCGAGCGCCGAGTCCGACGCTGCGGGTGGCGATTCCGCGCCGATGGAAAGGGAGGGCGGATCACACCCATGA
- the recR gene encoding recombination mediator RecR, whose protein sequence is MYGYPEPVARAIEHFMKLPGVGPKTAARLAFHVLEMSEADVKAFAKALIDLKTALTECAVCCNITEASPCAICRDPRRDRRVICVVQEPRDVIAMERTREYHGLYHVLHGAISPMEGVGPQDIRIRELVTRVGENEIEEVILATNPNVEGEATAMYISRLLKPFQIKLTRIAHGLPVGGDLEYADEVTLAKALEGRRAL, encoded by the coding sequence ATGTACGGGTACCCGGAGCCGGTGGCGCGGGCCATCGAACATTTCATGAAGCTTCCCGGCGTGGGGCCGAAGACGGCCGCGCGCCTGGCATTTCACGTTCTGGAAATGAGCGAGGCCGACGTCAAAGCCTTTGCCAAGGCGCTGATCGATCTCAAGACGGCGCTCACCGAGTGTGCCGTCTGCTGTAACATCACGGAAGCGTCTCCGTGCGCCATCTGCCGAGACCCGCGCCGAGACCGGCGCGTCATCTGCGTCGTGCAGGAACCGCGAGACGTGATCGCCATGGAGCGCACGCGCGAGTATCATGGGCTGTACCACGTGCTGCACGGCGCCATCTCGCCGATGGAGGGCGTGGGCCCGCAGGACATTCGGATTCGGGAACTGGTCACCCGAGTGGGCGAGAACGAGATTGAGGAAGTCATCCTCGCCACGAACCCAAACGTCGAAGGCGAGGCGACGGCCATGTATATCTCGCGCCTGCTGAAGCCGTTCCAGATCAAGCTGACGCGCATCGCGCACGGTTTGCCGGTGGGCGGCGATCTCGAGTACGCGGATGAGGTCACGCTCGCGAAGGCCCTGGAGGGCAGGCGAGCGCTGTAG
- a CDS encoding MtnX-like HAD-IB family phosphatase: protein MTVRVICDFDGTISERDMIVSIMRHFAPEASEPIIQAVRAGERSVKDGVEAMFALIPSNQYGAVVAYAQAATAVRRGFPQFIHTCEQLGWKVAIVSGGFDFFVEPVIHNLSTASVDIYCNRIDASGSHLRVMWSKPCDEACDGGCGLCKPRVIREMVQPSDHVIAIGDGVTDVKAAKMADFVFARSDLLRLARELGLPHLPFETFDDITAAILDKGSELYAHLS from the coding sequence GTGACGGTGCGCGTGATCTGCGACTTTGACGGCACCATCTCCGAGCGGGACATGATTGTGAGCATCATGCGCCACTTTGCGCCCGAGGCAAGCGAGCCCATCATCCAGGCCGTGCGCGCCGGCGAGCGATCCGTCAAAGACGGCGTCGAGGCGATGTTCGCCCTGATCCCGTCGAACCAGTATGGCGCCGTGGTGGCGTACGCCCAGGCGGCGACCGCCGTGCGCCGGGGTTTTCCACAATTCATCCACACCTGTGAACAACTCGGGTGGAAAGTCGCGATAGTCAGCGGCGGATTCGACTTTTTCGTAGAGCCGGTTATCCACAACTTATCCACAGCGTCTGTGGATATCTATTGCAACCGCATCGACGCAAGCGGCTCTCACCTGCGCGTGATGTGGTCAAAGCCCTGCGACGAGGCGTGCGACGGCGGCTGCGGCCTCTGTAAGCCGCGCGTCATCCGGGAGATGGTGCAGCCGAGCGATCACGTCATCGCCATCGGCGACGGGGTCACGGATGTCAAGGCGGCGAAGATGGCCGATTTCGTCTTTGCGAGAAGTGATCTCCTGCGCCTGGCGCGGGAGTTGGGCCTGCCCCACCTTCCGTTTGAGACGTTTGACGACATCACAGCGGCGATTCTGGATAAGGGGAGCGAACTGTATGCCCACCTTTCATGA